In the Xiamenia xianingshaonis genome, one interval contains:
- a CDS encoding transporter substrate-binding domain-containing protein: MLKKMKAIAVAAATLALSAALMTGCSGGTDSSADSGADQPATNDAASSDTTLVVGFDSGYPPYGYVGDDGSYTGFDLDLATAVAEKQGWEVQLEPIDWDAKDALIDSGAIDCIWNGFTMEGREGDYAFSEPYMLNEQVLVVRADSGIETTADLADKIVMTQVDSAALDVLEGDQADLAATFKEVQTIGDYNNAFMQLESGMVDAVACDLSIAAYQMSANPDAYKELDTLSSEHYAVGFAKDNQAQADEVTAALKELDAEGTVAELCEKYADQGISYDNWVLGK; this comes from the coding sequence ATGCTCAAGAAAATGAAGGCAATCGCTGTCGCGGCTGCGACGCTTGCGCTGTCGGCCGCACTTATGACCGGGTGCTCGGGCGGAACCGATTCCAGCGCCGACTCCGGTGCCGACCAGCCGGCGACCAATGACGCCGCTTCGAGCGACACCACCCTCGTCGTCGGTTTCGATTCCGGTTATCCGCCGTACGGCTATGTGGGCGACGACGGCAGCTACACCGGCTTCGACCTGGACCTGGCCACGGCGGTCGCTGAAAAGCAGGGCTGGGAAGTCCAGCTTGAGCCCATCGATTGGGATGCCAAAGACGCGCTGATCGACTCGGGCGCCATCGACTGCATCTGGAACGGCTTCACGATGGAAGGCCGCGAGGGCGACTATGCCTTCAGCGAGCCTTACATGCTCAACGAGCAGGTGCTGGTCGTGCGTGCCGATTCGGGCATCGAAACGACCGCTGACCTGGCCGACAAGATCGTCATGACGCAGGTCGACTCCGCCGCGCTCGACGTGCTGGAAGGCGACCAGGCCGACCTTGCCGCCACGTTCAAGGAAGTGCAGACCATCGGCGACTACAACAACGCCTTCATGCAGCTGGAGTCCGGCATGGTCGACGCGGTGGCGTGCGACCTGTCCATCGCCGCGTATCAGATGTCCGCGAACCCCGACGCGTACAAGGAGCTCGACACGCTTTCCAGCGAGCACTACGCGGTGGGCTTTGCGAAGGACAACCAGGCTCAGGCCGACGAAGTGACCGCCGCACTCAAGGAGCTCGACGCTGAGGGCACCGTGGCCGAGCTGTGCGAGAAGTACGCTGACCAGGGCATTTCGTACGACAACTGGGTGCTGGGCAAATAA
- a CDS encoding amino acid ABC transporter permease, protein MEFSTMMNLLVSGLFFTAQIFFTTLIGALPLGVVVALARMSSCKPLAMVTRFYISVMRGTPLMLQLMALMFGPYYLFGLNMGNDWKYIACSVGFILNYAAYFAEIYRSGIQSIPRGQYEAAEVLGYSRGQTFMKIVLPQVVKRILPAMSNEIITLVKDTSLAFVLGIMEMFSQAKALAASQVSMVPYVIAGAIYWVLNLVIEVVLTRIEKRLNYYHD, encoded by the coding sequence ATGGAATTTTCAACCATGATGAACCTGCTGGTGTCGGGTTTGTTCTTTACGGCGCAGATCTTCTTCACGACGCTCATCGGCGCGTTGCCGCTCGGCGTGGTGGTGGCGCTTGCCCGCATGAGCTCGTGCAAGCCGCTTGCGATGGTCACGCGCTTCTACATTTCCGTCATGCGCGGCACGCCGCTTATGCTGCAGCTCATGGCGCTCATGTTCGGGCCGTATTACCTGTTCGGGCTGAACATGGGCAACGACTGGAAGTATATCGCGTGCTCGGTCGGCTTCATTTTGAACTACGCGGCCTACTTCGCCGAGATCTACCGCAGCGGCATCCAGTCCATTCCGCGCGGGCAGTACGAGGCGGCCGAAGTGCTGGGCTACTCGCGCGGCCAGACGTTCATGAAGATCGTGTTGCCGCAGGTCGTCAAGCGCATTTTGCCGGCGATGTCCAACGAGATCATCACGCTGGTGAAAGACACGTCGCTCGCGTTCGTGCTGGGCATCATGGAGATGTTCAGCCAGGCGAAGGCGCTGGCGGCGTCGCAGGTGTCTATGGTGCCCTATGTCATCGCGGGCGCCATCTACTGGGTGCTCAATCTGGTGATCGAGGTCGTTTTGACGCGCATCGAAAAGCGGCTGAACTACTACCACGACTAG
- a CDS encoding amino acid ABC transporter ATP-binding protein, with protein sequence MTTNDVHEKALVRLDHARKSFGDNEVLKDISLSVHPGEVVAIIGPSGGGKSTLLRCCTLLERLDGGTLAFDDLVVASDEGGRAKYGSSSVLKEAKSRFGLVFQNFNLFPHYTVMKNITDAPLHVQKRGKEEVFTEARALLAKMGLEGKENMVPCELSGGQQQRVAIARALALNPDVLFFDEPTSALDPELTKEVLKVIRELAAERMTMVIVTHEMNFARDVADHIIFMDGGVIVEEGPAFEVINHPQHNRTRAFLNNYEN encoded by the coding sequence ATGACGACTAACGACGTGCACGAGAAGGCCTTGGTCAGGCTTGACCACGCGCGCAAGAGCTTCGGCGACAACGAGGTGCTGAAGGACATCTCGCTTTCCGTGCATCCGGGCGAGGTGGTGGCGATCATCGGGCCGTCGGGCGGCGGGAAGTCGACGCTGCTGCGCTGCTGCACGCTGCTCGAGCGGCTGGACGGCGGCACGCTGGCCTTCGACGACTTGGTGGTGGCTTCCGACGAAGGCGGGCGGGCGAAATACGGGTCCTCCAGCGTGCTGAAAGAGGCAAAATCGCGCTTTGGCCTGGTGTTTCAGAACTTCAACCTCTTTCCGCACTATACGGTGATGAAAAACATCACCGATGCGCCTTTGCACGTGCAGAAGCGCGGGAAAGAGGAAGTGTTCACCGAGGCGCGGGCGCTGCTGGCGAAAATGGGGTTGGAGGGCAAAGAGAACATGGTCCCCTGCGAGCTGTCTGGCGGGCAGCAGCAGCGCGTGGCCATCGCGCGGGCGCTGGCGCTCAACCCCGACGTGCTGTTTTTCGACGAGCCGACAAGCGCTCTTGACCCGGAGCTGACCAAAGAAGTGCTGAAGGTCATCCGCGAGCTGGCGGCCGAGCGCATGACCATGGTGATCGTGACGCACGAGATGAACTTCGCCCGCGACGTGGCCGACCACATCATTTTCATGGACGGCGGCGTCATTGTGGAAGAGGGCCCCGCGTTCGAGGTCATCAACCACCCGCAGCACAACCGCACGCGGGCCTTCCTGAACAACTACGAGAACTAA
- a CDS encoding ROK family protein — protein MDAFSHISLSASPAGEHDATVQYIGIDLGGTATKAVVLSADGAEHAWTSVPTPPLTSENNVRTFIRDLRFGLGMGPTGGTEASSASVADRAGSAARAEAGIGGTSANAGSVAGVGLAVAGAVDSAGVLRMAPNITLDLDLLRDALTRDFRCPTFALNDASAAAFGEQQLLPKGDAPRSLVLVTLGTGVGAGVVVDGRVVPGSRGAAGEVGHITVEADGHPCGCGSRGCLEQYASARGLVRLARERAAADGLPLSPEPTHDSDAYAVFLAAANGNAPAQRAVYELARRLGQALATIACVIDPDVFLIGGGLAGSAEAFLPATRDAFREHACPACRDTPIEAARQGNRAGALGAALFACSQVDLA, from the coding sequence ATGGATGCTTTCTCTCACATCTCGCTTTCCGCTTCGCCTGCCGGCGAACATGATGCCACTGTGCAATACATTGGCATTGATCTCGGCGGCACGGCAACCAAGGCGGTCGTGCTTTCTGCCGACGGTGCAGAGCATGCGTGGACCAGCGTGCCCACTCCCCCTTTGACCTCGGAAAACAACGTGCGCACGTTCATCCGCGACCTGCGCTTCGGCCTGGGAATGGGGCCGACTGGCGGCACCGAAGCCAGCAGCGCCAGCGTTGCGGACCGCGCGGGCAGCGCTGCCCGCGCAGAAGCCGGCATCGGCGGGACGTCTGCGAACGCGGGCAGCGTCGCCGGCGTCGGACTGGCCGTCGCGGGGGCGGTCGATAGTGCCGGCGTGCTTCGCATGGCGCCGAATATCACGCTTGACCTGGACCTTCTGCGTGACGCGCTGACGCGTGACTTCCGCTGCCCCACGTTCGCCTTGAACGACGCGAGCGCCGCCGCCTTCGGCGAACAACAGCTGCTGCCGAAAGGCGATGCGCCGCGATCGCTCGTGCTGGTGACGCTGGGCACAGGGGTCGGTGCGGGCGTCGTGGTCGACGGACGTGTGGTGCCAGGGTCGCGCGGCGCGGCGGGCGAGGTCGGGCATATCACCGTTGAGGCCGACGGGCACCCCTGCGGCTGCGGATCGCGCGGATGTTTGGAACAGTACGCCTCGGCACGCGGGCTCGTCCGGCTGGCTCGCGAGCGGGCGGCTGCGGACGGACTGCCGCTTTCCCCCGAGCCGACGCACGACTCGGACGCCTATGCGGTCTTTCTAGCGGCAGCGAACGGCAACGCCCCTGCTCAGAGGGCTGTTTATGAGCTGGCGAGGCGGCTGGGGCAGGCGCTTGCCACCATCGCGTGCGTCATCGACCCGGACGTGTTTCTCATCGGCGGCGGCCTGGCGGGCAGCGCCGAGGCGTTTCTGCCCGCCACGCGCGACGCCTTCCGCGAGCACGCCTGCCCCGCCTGTCGCGACACGCCCATCGAAGCGGCCCGCCAAGGCAACCGTGCCGGCGCCTTGGGGGCCGCCCTGTTCGCTTGCTCGCAGGTTGACCTGGCATAA
- a CDS encoding DNA-deoxyinosine glycosylase, translating to MTPPPATSDSPRQPATHASPQQLAGPDQPACVREALAADQRKPASVARSAVAPSQSARVRHPICPVFDDRSRVLLLGTMPSPASRQVGFYYGHPRNRFWTVLARLFGEPVPATVDVRRDLALRHGIALWDVLAECTIRGASDASIGECVPNDIAGLLKKAPIEAVFCTGAKAAQLYSRYCEPSTEIEAIRLPSTSPANASASLEDLVEAYRRILPYCRS from the coding sequence ATGACACCTCCGCCTGCGACGTCCGATTCGCCTCGGCAGCCCGCAACGCACGCCTCGCCCCAACAACTCGCCGGCCCTGACCAGCCGGCTTGCGTGCGTGAGGCGCTCGCCGCTGACCAGCGCAAACCGGCCAGCGTTGCCCGTTCGGCGGTTGCGCCCTCGCAGTCGGCTCGCGTGCGCCACCCCATTTGCCCGGTGTTCGACGATCGGTCACGCGTGCTGCTGCTCGGCACGATGCCTTCGCCCGCATCGCGCCAGGTCGGCTTTTACTACGGGCATCCGCGCAACCGCTTCTGGACCGTGCTTGCCCGCCTGTTTGGCGAGCCCGTTCCTGCAACTGTCGATGTCCGCCGCGACCTGGCGCTTCGCCACGGCATCGCGCTGTGGGACGTGCTGGCCGAATGCACGATCCGCGGAGCCAGCGACGCGTCGATCGGCGAGTGCGTCCCAAACGACATTGCGGGTCTGCTGAAGAAAGCTCCGATAGAGGCCGTGTTTTGCACGGGGGCGAAAGCGGCGCAGCTCTACAGTCGCTATTGCGAACCAAGTACTGAAATAGAAGCCATACGCTTGCCGTCGACGAGCCCGGCAAACGCGTCCGCCTCGCTGGAAGACCTCGTGGAAGCCTACCGCCGCATCCTGCCGTACTGTCGCAGCTGA
- a CDS encoding redoxin family protein encodes MGFSLGESISAITVFVQGLLSFFSPCVLPLLPLYIGYLAGGAAKTREDGTIDYPRGTVFVNTLCFVVGVSFAFFLLGAGFTALGQFFHDYQKVFSVVSGIIMMAFGLYMLGAFGTSRAIETERRLPFNLNKFAMNPLVALALGFTFSFAWTPCIGPVLTSVLLMAGSSATAVEGFLLVGVYTLGFVLPFLAVGLFTGEVLRLFRTHGSIVKYTVKVGGALLIVMGLFTVTGWMNGVSNFFASVGSGSPAAQEQTAATEEDQSETATQQGADQGKEAEENAGAADANGEGGTTPKNLPKAPLADVAFPLTNGGEMTFDQFKGKTIFLNFFATWCGPCTAELPDIEALYKEFGENDGDLVVLGVANPNDQNADAYDGPSAELKTFLIKNGVTYPVIMDFDGSLFNAYRIESFPTTVMIDKDGNVFGQAAGALTSDMMHSIVEQTMSGKRP; translated from the coding sequence ATGGGCTTTTCCCTCGGAGAGAGCATCTCCGCCATCACCGTGTTCGTGCAAGGGCTTTTGAGCTTCTTTTCGCCCTGCGTGCTGCCGCTTTTGCCGCTCTACATCGGATACCTGGCCGGCGGGGCCGCCAAAACGCGCGAAGACGGCACCATCGACTACCCGCGCGGCACGGTGTTCGTCAACACGCTGTGCTTCGTCGTGGGCGTCAGCTTCGCGTTCTTCCTGCTGGGAGCCGGATTCACCGCCCTGGGGCAGTTCTTCCACGACTATCAAAAAGTGTTTTCTGTCGTATCAGGCATTATCATGATGGCGTTCGGCCTGTACATGCTCGGCGCGTTCGGCACGTCGCGCGCCATTGAAACGGAGCGTCGCCTGCCGTTCAACCTCAACAAGTTCGCGATGAACCCGCTCGTTGCGCTTGCGCTGGGCTTCACGTTCAGCTTCGCATGGACGCCGTGCATCGGGCCGGTGCTGACGAGCGTGCTGCTCATGGCCGGCTCGTCCGCCACGGCCGTCGAAGGCTTTTTGCTCGTGGGCGTCTACACGCTCGGATTCGTGCTGCCGTTTTTGGCGGTGGGCCTGTTCACGGGCGAGGTTCTGCGCCTTTTCCGCACGCACGGGTCGATCGTGAAATACACGGTGAAGGTCGGCGGCGCCCTGCTGATCGTCATGGGCCTGTTCACCGTGACCGGCTGGATGAACGGCGTATCGAACTTCTTCGCGTCCGTCGGCAGCGGCAGCCCGGCGGCGCAGGAGCAGACCGCAGCGACCGAGGAAGACCAGAGCGAAACCGCGACGCAGCAAGGCGCTGACCAGGGAAAAGAGGCCGAAGAGAACGCGGGCGCGGCGGATGCGAACGGCGAGGGCGGCACGACGCCGAAAAACCTGCCGAAAGCCCCGCTCGCGGACGTGGCGTTCCCGCTGACAAACGGTGGCGAGATGACGTTTGACCAGTTCAAGGGCAAGACGATCTTCCTGAACTTCTTCGCCACGTGGTGCGGCCCGTGCACCGCCGAGCTGCCCGACATCGAAGCTTTGTACAAGGAATTCGGTGAAAACGACGGCGACCTGGTGGTGCTGGGCGTGGCGAACCCCAACGACCAGAACGCCGACGCCTACGACGGACCGTCCGCCGAACTGAAGACCTTCCTCATAAAAAACGGCGTCACCTACCCCGTCATCATGGACTTCGACGGATCGCTGTTTAACGCATATCGCATCGAATCGTTCCCAACGACCGTCATGATCGACAAGGACGGCAACGTGTTTGGCCAGGCAGCGGGCGCGCTCACGTCCGACATGATGCACTCGATCGTCGAGCAGACCATGTCCGGCAAGCGCCCGTAG